A region of Bacillus cabrialesii DNA encodes the following proteins:
- the ahpF gene encoding alkyl hydroperoxide reductase subunit F: MGLDANIKAQLNQYMQLIENDIVLKVSAGEDDISKDMLALVEELASMSSKISVEKAELNRTPSFSVNRVGEDTGVTFAGIPLGHEFTSLVLALLQVSGRPPKVDQKVIDQVKKISGEYHFESYISLTCHNCPDVVQALNMMSVLNPNITHTMIDGAAYKSEVESKNIMAVPTVYLNGESFGSGRMTLEEILAKMGSGADASEFADKEPFDVLVVGGGPAGASAAIYTARKGIRTGVVAERFGGQVLDTMSIENFISVKATEGPKLAASLEEHVKEYDIDIMNLQRAKRLEKKDLFELELENGAVLKSKTVILSTGARWRNVNVPGEQEFKNKGVAYCPHCDGPLFEGKDVAVIGGGNSGIEAAIDLAGIVNHVTVLEFAPELKADEVLQKRLYSLPNVTVHKNAQTKEITGDQSVNGITYVDRETGEEKHVELQGVFVQIGLVPNTEWLDETVERNRIGEIIVDKHGATSVPGLFAAGDCTDSAYNQIIISMGSGATAALGAFDYLIRN, translated from the coding sequence TTGGGACTTGATGCAAATATCAAAGCACAATTAAATCAATACATGCAGCTAATTGAGAATGACATTGTTCTCAAAGTTAGCGCAGGCGAAGATGACATTTCTAAGGACATGCTGGCTCTCGTTGAAGAGCTGGCTTCCATGTCATCTAAAATTTCAGTTGAAAAAGCTGAATTAAACAGAACGCCAAGCTTCAGTGTCAACCGTGTCGGAGAAGACACTGGCGTTACATTCGCCGGTATCCCTCTGGGCCACGAATTCACATCATTAGTTTTGGCATTGCTCCAAGTGAGCGGAAGACCGCCTAAAGTAGACCAAAAAGTCATTGATCAGGTGAAGAAGATCAGCGGTGAATACCACTTTGAATCTTATATCAGCCTGACATGCCACAACTGTCCTGACGTTGTACAAGCTTTAAACATGATGAGCGTGCTGAACCCGAACATTACGCACACGATGATCGACGGTGCGGCATACAAATCAGAGGTTGAAAGCAAAAACATCATGGCAGTGCCGACGGTTTACCTGAATGGCGAATCCTTCGGAAGCGGCCGTATGACGCTTGAAGAAATTCTTGCCAAAATGGGCAGCGGCGCAGACGCATCTGAGTTTGCTGACAAAGAGCCGTTTGACGTTCTTGTTGTCGGAGGCGGACCTGCAGGCGCAAGTGCGGCGATCTACACTGCGCGTAAAGGCATCCGCACTGGTGTTGTCGCTGAACGTTTCGGCGGACAGGTTCTCGACACAATGAGCATCGAAAACTTCATCAGCGTTAAAGCGACTGAAGGGCCGAAGCTTGCGGCAAGCCTTGAAGAGCACGTGAAGGAATATGATATTGACATCATGAACCTTCAGCGCGCAAAACGCCTTGAGAAGAAAGATCTTTTCGAACTTGAACTTGAAAACGGCGCTGTGCTGAAAAGCAAAACAGTGATCCTGTCAACAGGTGCCCGCTGGCGCAATGTCAACGTACCTGGGGAACAAGAGTTCAAAAACAAAGGTGTCGCATACTGCCCGCACTGTGATGGGCCATTGTTTGAAGGCAAAGACGTAGCGGTGATCGGCGGCGGAAACTCTGGAATCGAAGCAGCGATTGACCTTGCGGGTATTGTCAATCATGTTACTGTGCTAGAGTTCGCACCGGAACTGAAAGCAGACGAAGTGCTGCAAAAACGTCTCTACAGCCTGCCAAACGTCACTGTACACAAAAATGCGCAAACAAAAGAAATCACAGGCGATCAGAGCGTAAACGGCATCACATACGTAGACCGCGAAACAGGCGAAGAAAAACACGTTGAACTTCAGGGTGTATTCGTCCAAATCGGTCTCGTTCCAAACACAGAATGGTTAGACGAAACAGTTGAACGCAACCGCATCGGCGAAATCATCGTCGACAAACACGGCGCGACAAGCGTTCCAGGCTTATTCGCTGCCGGCGACTGCACAGACAGTGCGTACAACCAAATCATTATTTCAATGGGATCAGGTGCAACCGCCGCTCTCGGCGCGTTTGATTACCTTATCCGCAACTAA